The following proteins come from a genomic window of Larimichthys crocea isolate SSNF chromosome XV, L_crocea_2.0, whole genome shotgun sequence:
- the wasb gene encoding WASP actin nucleation promoting factor b isoform X2, with amino-acid sequence MSTAVAQLYMALPHSPSTWSLQHTGVVCFVKDNPQRSYFIRMFDLKSGRQIWEQELYNQIVYSSPLPYFHTFAADDCQVGLNFATQQEADEFQNTVEEKINQRHNRQDKKQRPPPPSDRGSLPPTPPEKASPGSPGSFHMATVDIQNPDIQTSRYRSMPTPAASSVVSSKGKKDKKDKNKKKGVKLSKADIGAPSGFKHVSHVGWDPNNIDPDLWKLLSQAGISEDAMKDEKTSQLIYNVIEQSGGMEAVKREANRAGSGPPPPPPGRQGPLPPVPGSGQSAPNPPPPRGRSGPLPPIPGQPQRGPPSSQPPSSRGGLPPPPPPTNRGGPPLPPPPAHSPPSQFPSPPSSRFSHAPPPPPSSHSMPPPPPPSQQRSVGFPPPPVPCTPSRGGGGGGGGPPPPPPPPPPPPPPPQTSMSSDFPPPPPPFSGGPPAPAAPSFGGGDSRGALLDQIRLGKKLRNVTDTPDAAPPTTPESGEGIVGALMMVMQKRSKVIHSSDESEDEGGDEDDDDDEWDD; translated from the exons atgTCCACTGCAGTAGCACAGCTGTACATGGCTCTGCCTCACAGTCCATCCACATGGAGCTTGCAGCACACCGGAGTCGTCTGCTTCGTCAAAGACAACCCTCAGCGCTCCTACTTCATACGGATGTTTGATTTGAAG TCAGGGAGGCAAATCTGGGAACAGGAGCTGTACAACCAAATTGTTTACTCGTCGCCACTGCCGTACTTTCATACCTTTGCTGCAGAT GATTGTCAAGTCGGACTGAACTTTGCGACGCAACAGGAAGCAGACGAGTTCCAAAATACTGTTGAGGAGAAAATCAACCAAAGACACAACCGTCAAG ACAAGAAACAGCGCCCCCCGCCGCCCAGTG atAGAGGTTCCCTGCCTCCGACCCCGCCTGAAAAAG CATCACCTGGAAGCCCTGGCTCTTTTCACATGGCCACCGTGGACATCCAAAATCCAGATATCCAGACTTCCCGCTACCGCTCGATGCCTACACCTGCTGCTTCCTCGGTGGTGAGCAGCAAAGGAAAGAAGGATAAGAAGGATAAGAACAAGAAAAAGGGCGTCAAGCTCTCCAAAGCAGATATAGGGGCACCCAGTGGATTCAA gCATGTTTCTCATGTCGGCTGGGATCCCAACAACATTGACCCTGACCTGTGGAAGCTGCTCTCCCAAGCTGGGATCAGTGAAGACGCGATGAAGGATGAAAAGACCTCCCAGCTCATTTATAATGTCATCGAGCAGTCTGGAGGCATGGAGGCGGTCAAACGGGAGGCGAACAGAGCAG GTTCTggacctccaccacctccacctggcAGACAAGGGCCTCTGCCTCCTGTGCCAGGCTCTGGCCAATCTGCTCCaaaccctccacctcctcgAGGCCGCTCTGGTCCCCTGCCTCCAATCCCAGGCCAGCCACAGCGCGGGCCCCCGTCCTCTCAACCACCTTCATCACGTGGAGGCTTGCCACCCCCGCCTCCTCCAACAAACAGAGGCGGCCCTCCACTTCCACCACCGCCAGCACACTCTCCACCTTCTCAGTTCCCCTCACCGCCATCCTCGAGGTTCTCCCATGCCCCACCTCCACCGCCATCCTCCCACAGCATgcctcctccgccgcctcctAGCCAACAGCGCTCCGTGGGtttcccacctcctcctgtgcCATGTACGCccagcagaggtggaggtggaggtggaggaggcccaccccctcctcctcctcctcctcctccgccccctccaccccctcaaACCTCTATGTCTTCAGAtttcccacctcctcctcctcctttctccgGCGGCCCACCAGCACCTGCCGCTCCATCCTTTGGAggaggagacagcagaggagctCTGCTGGATCAGATCCGACTTGGGAAGAAGCTGAGAAAT GTGACAGACACTCCTGATGCAGCTCCACCTACAACACCAGAGTCAGGGGAGGGCATCGTTGGTGCTCTCATGATGGTCATGCAGAAGAGGAGTAAAGTCATCCACTCGTCTG ATGAAAGTGAAGATGAAGGCGGAGATgaggacgacgacgacgacgaatGGGATGACTGA
- the wasb gene encoding WASP actin nucleation promoting factor b isoform X1, protein MSRGSKSKTEGRRSSLLSLQENEKLEELLGRRCASMSTAVAQLYMALPHSPSTWSLQHTGVVCFVKDNPQRSYFIRMFDLKSGRQIWEQELYNQIVYSSPLPYFHTFAADDCQVGLNFATQQEADEFQNTVEEKINQRHNRQDKKQRPPPPSDRGSLPPTPPEKASPGSPGSFHMATVDIQNPDIQTSRYRSMPTPAASSVVSSKGKKDKKDKNKKKGVKLSKADIGAPSGFKHVSHVGWDPNNIDPDLWKLLSQAGISEDAMKDEKTSQLIYNVIEQSGGMEAVKREANRAGSGPPPPPPGRQGPLPPVPGSGQSAPNPPPPRGRSGPLPPIPGQPQRGPPSSQPPSSRGGLPPPPPPTNRGGPPLPPPPAHSPPSQFPSPPSSRFSHAPPPPPSSHSMPPPPPPSQQRSVGFPPPPVPCTPSRGGGGGGGGPPPPPPPPPPPPPPPQTSMSSDFPPPPPPFSGGPPAPAAPSFGGGDSRGALLDQIRLGKKLRNVTDTPDAAPPTTPESGEGIVGALMMVMQKRSKVIHSSDESEDEGGDEDDDDDEWDD, encoded by the exons ATGAGCCGTGGATCCAAATCTAAAACAGAGGGCAGACGGAGCTCTCTGTTGAGCCTACAGGAGAATGAGAAGTTGGAGGAGCTGCTGGGCAGAAGGTGTGCT tccatgTCCACTGCAGTAGCACAGCTGTACATGGCTCTGCCTCACAGTCCATCCACATGGAGCTTGCAGCACACCGGAGTCGTCTGCTTCGTCAAAGACAACCCTCAGCGCTCCTACTTCATACGGATGTTTGATTTGAAG TCAGGGAGGCAAATCTGGGAACAGGAGCTGTACAACCAAATTGTTTACTCGTCGCCACTGCCGTACTTTCATACCTTTGCTGCAGAT GATTGTCAAGTCGGACTGAACTTTGCGACGCAACAGGAAGCAGACGAGTTCCAAAATACTGTTGAGGAGAAAATCAACCAAAGACACAACCGTCAAG ACAAGAAACAGCGCCCCCCGCCGCCCAGTG atAGAGGTTCCCTGCCTCCGACCCCGCCTGAAAAAG CATCACCTGGAAGCCCTGGCTCTTTTCACATGGCCACCGTGGACATCCAAAATCCAGATATCCAGACTTCCCGCTACCGCTCGATGCCTACACCTGCTGCTTCCTCGGTGGTGAGCAGCAAAGGAAAGAAGGATAAGAAGGATAAGAACAAGAAAAAGGGCGTCAAGCTCTCCAAAGCAGATATAGGGGCACCCAGTGGATTCAA gCATGTTTCTCATGTCGGCTGGGATCCCAACAACATTGACCCTGACCTGTGGAAGCTGCTCTCCCAAGCTGGGATCAGTGAAGACGCGATGAAGGATGAAAAGACCTCCCAGCTCATTTATAATGTCATCGAGCAGTCTGGAGGCATGGAGGCGGTCAAACGGGAGGCGAACAGAGCAG GTTCTggacctccaccacctccacctggcAGACAAGGGCCTCTGCCTCCTGTGCCAGGCTCTGGCCAATCTGCTCCaaaccctccacctcctcgAGGCCGCTCTGGTCCCCTGCCTCCAATCCCAGGCCAGCCACAGCGCGGGCCCCCGTCCTCTCAACCACCTTCATCACGTGGAGGCTTGCCACCCCCGCCTCCTCCAACAAACAGAGGCGGCCCTCCACTTCCACCACCGCCAGCACACTCTCCACCTTCTCAGTTCCCCTCACCGCCATCCTCGAGGTTCTCCCATGCCCCACCTCCACCGCCATCCTCCCACAGCATgcctcctccgccgcctcctAGCCAACAGCGCTCCGTGGGtttcccacctcctcctgtgcCATGTACGCccagcagaggtggaggtggaggtggaggaggcccaccccctcctcctcctcctcctcctccgccccctccaccccctcaaACCTCTATGTCTTCAGAtttcccacctcctcctcctcctttctccgGCGGCCCACCAGCACCTGCCGCTCCATCCTTTGGAggaggagacagcagaggagctCTGCTGGATCAGATCCGACTTGGGAAGAAGCTGAGAAAT GTGACAGACACTCCTGATGCAGCTCCACCTACAACACCAGAGTCAGGGGAGGGCATCGTTGGTGCTCTCATGATGGTCATGCAGAAGAGGAGTAAAGTCATCCACTCGTCTG ATGAAAGTGAAGATGAAGGCGGAGATgaggacgacgacgacgacgaatGGGATGACTGA